A region of Pseudarthrobacter sp. NIBRBAC000502770 DNA encodes the following proteins:
- a CDS encoding VWA domain-containing protein, with product MAIHRRSARYGRYAGGPDPLAPPVDLAEALDAVAEDVMAGYSPRHALQEFLRRGGRDRDGLDDLARRVQQRRRELLGRHRLDGTLDEVKKLLDTAVLEERKQLARDAMMDDTDRAFREMQLENLPSSTAAAVNDLASYDWQSSTAREAYDRIKDLLGREILDQRFAGMKQALESATDDDRAAVNDMLRDLNELLAKHRRGEDTQADFQEFMAKHGQFFPEDPQSVEELVDALAQRAAAAQRLLQSMSPEQRDELMRLSAQAFGSPGLMAQLSELDASLQALRPGEDWSGSERFEGQEGLGLGDGTGVLQDIAELDELSEQLSQSYNGSTLDDLDLDALARQLGENAAVSARTLAEIERAMQEGGYLRRGADGDLRLSPQAMRRLGKSLLRDAAKQLSGRQGSRDTRMAGAAGEQTGSSRQWEFGDAEPWDVTRTMTNAIRRTMADGGDPARGLRLAVGDIEVSETEARTQAAVALLVDVSFSMAAEGRWVPMKRTALALHHLVSTRFRGDRLELITFGRYAQSMDIGELTALPAFREQGTNLHHGLLLAGRFFRRHPSMQPVLLVVTDGEPTAHLLPDGDSWFNWPPDAETIRATVAELDRLGRAGVQATFFRLGSDPGLERFIQRMARRLEGRVVAPEVGDLGAAVVGEYLRAHVRSFYGDAGWEL from the coding sequence ATGGCCATCCACAGGAGGTCCGCCAGGTACGGCCGGTATGCCGGCGGTCCGGATCCGCTGGCCCCGCCCGTCGACCTGGCCGAGGCCCTGGACGCCGTCGCCGAAGACGTCATGGCAGGGTACTCGCCGCGGCACGCCCTGCAGGAGTTCCTGCGGCGCGGCGGACGCGACCGGGACGGCCTGGACGACCTTGCCCGGCGGGTGCAGCAGCGGCGGCGCGAGCTGCTGGGGCGCCACCGGCTGGACGGCACCCTGGACGAGGTGAAGAAACTCCTGGACACGGCCGTGCTGGAGGAACGCAAGCAGCTGGCGCGGGACGCCATGATGGACGACACGGACCGCGCCTTCCGCGAGATGCAGCTGGAGAACCTGCCGTCCTCCACGGCGGCGGCTGTCAATGACCTGGCATCCTACGACTGGCAGTCGAGCACAGCCAGGGAAGCTTACGACCGGATCAAGGACCTGCTGGGCCGCGAAATCCTGGACCAACGCTTCGCCGGCATGAAGCAAGCGCTGGAGAGCGCCACCGATGATGACCGGGCGGCCGTGAATGACATGCTCCGGGACCTCAACGAACTGCTGGCAAAACACCGTCGCGGGGAAGATACCCAGGCCGACTTCCAGGAGTTCATGGCCAAACACGGCCAGTTCTTTCCTGAGGACCCGCAGTCCGTGGAGGAACTGGTGGACGCCCTGGCCCAGCGCGCAGCCGCGGCCCAGCGCCTCCTGCAGTCGATGTCCCCGGAACAGCGCGATGAGTTGATGCGGCTGTCCGCCCAGGCCTTTGGGTCGCCCGGGCTGATGGCCCAGCTCAGCGAACTCGATGCCAGCCTCCAGGCCCTGCGTCCGGGGGAGGACTGGTCGGGATCGGAACGGTTCGAAGGGCAGGAGGGCCTGGGACTGGGCGACGGCACCGGTGTGCTGCAGGACATCGCCGAACTCGACGAACTGTCGGAGCAGCTGTCCCAGTCGTACAACGGTTCCACGCTCGATGACCTGGACCTCGACGCCCTGGCCCGGCAGCTGGGCGAGAACGCCGCGGTGAGCGCCCGTACCCTGGCGGAGATCGAACGGGCAATGCAGGAGGGCGGCTACCTTCGCCGTGGCGCCGACGGTGACCTCAGGCTGTCGCCACAAGCCATGCGGCGGTTGGGGAAGTCGCTGCTGCGCGACGCCGCCAAGCAACTCTCCGGCAGGCAGGGAAGCCGTGACACCAGGATGGCAGGTGCCGCCGGAGAACAGACAGGATCCAGCCGGCAGTGGGAGTTCGGGGACGCCGAACCGTGGGACGTCACCCGCACCATGACCAACGCCATCCGGCGCACCATGGCCGACGGCGGGGACCCGGCCCGTGGCCTGCGCCTCGCGGTGGGCGATATCGAAGTCTCGGAGACGGAGGCCAGGACCCAGGCCGCGGTTGCCCTGCTGGTGGACGTCTCCTTCTCCATGGCTGCAGAAGGGCGGTGGGTTCCCATGAAGCGGACCGCGCTGGCACTGCACCACCTGGTCTCCACCCGCTTCCGCGGTGACCGCCTCGAACTCATCACTTTCGGCCGCTACGCCCAGTCCATGGACATCGGGGAACTCACGGCCCTGCCGGCCTTCCGCGAACAGGGAACCAACCTGCACCACGGCCTGCTCCTCGCCGGACGTTTCTTCCGCCGTCACCCATCCATGCAGCCGGTCCTGCTGGTGGTCACGGACGGCGAGCCAACGGCGCACCTCCTGCCGGACGGGGACTCCTGGTTCAACTGGCCTCCGGACGCAGAGACCATCCGCGCGACGGTTGCCGAGCTGGACCGCCTTGGCCGCGCCGGCGTCCAGGCCACCTTCTTCCGCCTGGGAAGCGACCCCGGCCTGGAGCGGTTTATCCAGCGGATGGCCCGGCGCCTGGAGGGCCGTGTTGTCGCCCCGGAGGTGGGCGACCTTGGTGCGGCGGTGGTGGGGGAGTACCTGCGTGCCCACGTCCGCAGCTTCTATGGCGACGCCGGATGGGAGCTTTGA